The genomic DNA TTTGAGCGTCTGCGCGTCGACCCGCTCTTCATCGCCCATGCCCATCTGATGATGGCGAAAACCGCCGCCCCCACCGATTCCGAGCCGGAAACCTGGAAAGATCTGGACTGTCGAACTCCCGCCGTATGTGCCAGATCTCGTCGGATCGTCTGACGTTCCGAGGCCGACGGTATAAATCAGAACGCCCGCGCGGCGCGCCGCCTGAATCGCGTCATCGAGCGTATGCGAGCTCTCGTTGTCCATCCCGTCGGTCATCACCAGGAGCGCCTTTTTCGGCCAGCGCCCCATCTCCACCTTCTGCAGCCCCAGGATCACAGCGTCATACAGAGCCGTTTGCCCATTTGCGTGCAGCATATTGATGGCGCGATCGAGGCTTGTGGGACTGTCGGTGAAATCCTGAAGCAGGAACGACTGATTGGAAAACGCCACGAGGAACGCCTGATCGCGCGGATTCAGCGTACCGACGAAGTGTTCCAGCGCCGCCTTGGCTGCCGCCAGCTTCCAAGCCATGCTGCCGCTCGTATCGACCACGATGCCAATAGTGATTGGAGTATCGGTGTCGCGCTGCAGGCCCAGCACTGGCCGCTCGATTCCGTCCTCGTAGACGCGCAGATCCTGGGTGCGCAGGTTCTGCACCCATCTTCCCGTATCGTCGGTAGCAGTCACAGAGATTCTGCCGACGCTGGTCTGCGGCTGACGCTGGATCGGCGCCTCGAGTGACGAGTTCACCTGCGGCTGTCGCTGCGGCAATTCGAGCTCGGCAGTCGACGAAGATTGCGGAGCGATGCGTGGCAGATCGAGTGTCTGGCCGGCGCCACCTTGTTGCGGACTTGGAGGAGGGGGCGCGAGGTAACCGGGCTGAACGTTCTGCGATTGCGCGGCTGCGCTCCCGGCCAACACGACTAGCATTACTAGCCAGCTCAACACCGAGGCGAGCGCTACTAGCCGAACATAGACTTTGTTTTTCATTTTCCTGCCCGAAACGAAGGCGCGGATAAACCAATATAGCAGACGTAGCGGGCGCGATTTTGGTTTCCGTCGCGTCGGAACCCGGAATTTACTTCGCGCTGGCCGGAGTCGGCGCTGCATGGCGCGGAGTGCGGCGCCATGCGCTGGCGAACCATAGGCGTAAGCGATCGAGGTATAAGTAGATAACCGGCGTCGTGAAGAGGGTTAGCATCTGGCTCACGATGAGGCCGCCGACAATCGCGATACCGAGCGGACGGCGCAGCTCGGAGCCGGTCCCTGTACCGAGTGCGAGGGGCAGACCGCCCAAAAGCGCCGCCATCGTGGTCATCATGATCGGCCGGAAGCGCAGCAGACATGCCTCATAGATCGCATCGACCGAATCCTTGCCCTCCTTGCGCTCCGCTTCCAGCGCGAAGTCAATCATCATGATGGCGTTTTTCTTCACGATACCGATCAGCAAAATTATCCCGATGAGAGCGATGACACTAAGCTCGATTCGGCACAGCATGAGAGCGAGCAGCGCGCCGACACCGGCCGAGGGCAGCGTCGACAGAATCGTGATCGGATGGATATAACTTTCGTACAAAATCCCGAGCACGATATAGACGGCGCCGAGCGCAGCGACGATTAGTAGCCATTCGCCCTGCAGCGATTGCTGGAAGGCCTGCGCCGTGCCCTGGAAGTTTCCGCGAATATCAGCCGGCATGTTGATCTGTTTTTCCGCGACATCGATCGCGTCGACCGCCTGGCTCAGTGCGACTCCCGGCCCGAGGTTGAAAGAAATCGTCACCGACGGGAACTGTCCCTGGTGATTCACCTGCAGTGCGGTCGTATCGGGTGCATAGTGAGTAAAGGTACTTAGCTTGACCTGTTGGCCATTGCTCGAATTGACGTAGATATGGTCGAGGGAGTCAGGGTTCTGCCAGAACTGCGGCGCAGCTTCCATCACCACGTGATACTGGTTCAACTGAGTATACATCGTCGATACCTGCCGCTGCCCGAAGGCGTCGTACAAAGTATCGTCAATTACCTTCTGAGTGAGCCCGAGCTTCGACGCAGTATCGCGGTCTACCACCAGCGACGCGCCAAGGCCGCTGTTCTGCTGGTCGCTGCTCACGTCAACCAGGATCGGCAGCGAGCGCAGCTTGCGCAGCAGGAGCGGCGCCCATTTATTAAGCTCCGCCAGGTCGTCGCTCTGCAATGTATATTGATACTGAGCGTTCGCCATGCGGCCGCCGATTTGAACGTCCTGCACCGCCTGCAGGTATAGACTCGCGCCCGGAATATTCGACGCATGTTTGCGAATGCGTCCAATTACCTGGTCGGCGGTAATCCCGCGCTGCGAGAGGGGTTTCAATGCGATAAACATGCGCGCGGTATTGGTGCCTGAACCGCCATTGCCGCCAGTGAAACCGATAACGTGCTCTACGGCCGGATCCTTTTTGATGATCGCGACGAACTGCTGCAGCTTCTGGCTCATCGACTGAAACGACGTATCCTGGTCGGCCTGGATCGCGCCCATCAGACGGCCCGTGTCCTGCTGCGGGAAGAACCCCTTGGGGATAATCACGAACAGATAGCAACTCAACCCGATGGTCGCGAGCGTCGCCCCGAGCATCAATTGCGGATGCTTCAGCACCCATGACAGGCTCGTCTCATAGTGAGTATGCAGCCAGATGAAGGCACGCTCACTTTTCTTGTACCAGGCTCCGTGTTTCTCTTCGTTGGCCGGCTTCAGCAGATGCGCGCACATCATCGGCGTAGTCGTCAGCGAGATAATCATCGAGACCATGACTGCGACCGAGAGCGTTACTGCAAATTCGCGAAACAGGCGGCCGACGATCCCGCCCATCATTAAAATCGGAAGGAACACTGCGATCAGCGAGACACTGATCGAAACAACGGTGAAGCCTATACCGCTGGCGCCCGTCACGGCCGCCTCGTATGGCGACATGCCCTCTTCACGAAAGCGCGCGATATTCTCAATAACGACGATCGCATCATCGACCACGAAGCCGGTCGAAATAGTCAATGCCATCAGCGACAGGTTATCGAGACTGTAGCCGCACACGTACATCACGCCGAAGGTGCCGACCAGCGAAATCGGCACGACGATCCCGGGAATCATCGTCGCGCGCAGGTTTCGCAGGAACACGAACACCACCATGATTACCAGTGCGATCGAGATGAGCAGGGTTATTTCGACATCCTTGACCGATGCGCGAATCGTCGTGGTGCGATCGAGGACCACCTGAGTATCGATGGCCGGCGAGATCGACGCCTTGAGCTGCGGCATTGCCGCCAGAACGCGATCGACGGTGTCGATAATATTCGCGCCGGGCTGGCGGAATACAATCAGCAATACCGACGGCTTGTTGTCGGAGACCCCGAGGTTGCGGATATCTTCGACGGAATCGCGCACCTGTCCCACGTCCGAAAGCCGCACCGCGGCGCCGTTGACGTAGCGGATGATGAGCGGCGCATAGTCAGAAGCCTTGAGCAGTTGATCGGTGTCCGAAAGTGCATAGGCAGTGTTCTGGTCGGAGATTTCGCCCTTCGGACTATTTGAGTTGGCGGCGGC from Candidatus Binataceae bacterium includes the following:
- a CDS encoding VWA domain-containing protein, with product MKNKVYVRLVALASVLSWLVMLVVLAGSAAAQSQNVQPGYLAPPPPSPQQGGAGQTLDLPRIAPQSSSTAELELPQRQPQVNSSLEAPIQRQPQTSVGRISVTATDDTGRWVQNLRTQDLRVYEDGIERPVLGLQRDTDTPITIGIVVDTSGSMAWKLAAAKAALEHFVGTLNPRDQAFLVAFSNQSFLLQDFTDSPTSLDRAINMLHANGQTALYDAVILGLQKVEMGRWPKKALLVMTDGMDNESSHTLDDAIQAARRAGVLIYTVGLGTSDDPTRSGTYGGSSTVQIFPGFRLGIGGGGGFRHHQMGMGDEERVDAQTLKRLSDETGATTFIMNPRVTDMSALDAHFQAISAELREQYTVRYASSGGMRPHQIRVEGRPGIEVRAPKWAGASASDYGG
- a CDS encoding multidrug efflux RND transporter permease subunit, which produces MNISSVCIRRPVATTLLTIAIALAGIVAFRLLPVSPLPQVEFPTIQVQASLPGASPETMASAVATPLERQFGRIAGLTQLTSTSSLGNCSVVLQFDLNRNIDAASRDVQAAINAARSQLPTDLPGNPTYRKVNPADAPILIFAFNSDTVPRGQIYDAASSILAQKLSQIEGVGQVTVGGSALPGVRVELNPTQLNNLGISLENVRATLAAANSNSPKGEISDQNTAYALSDTDQLLKASDYAPLIIRYVNGAAVRLSDVGQVRDSVEDIRNLGVSDNKPSVLLIVFRQPGANIIDTVDRVLAAMPQLKASISPAIDTQVVLDRTTTIRASVKDVEITLLISIALVIMVVFVFLRNLRATMIPGIVVPISLVGTFGVMYVCGYSLDNLSLMALTISTGFVVDDAIVVIENIARFREEGMSPYEAAVTGASGIGFTVVSISVSLIAVFLPILMMGGIVGRLFREFAVTLSVAVMVSMIISLTTTPMMCAHLLKPANEEKHGAWYKKSERAFIWLHTHYETSLSWVLKHPQLMLGATLATIGLSCYLFVIIPKGFFPQQDTGRLMGAIQADQDTSFQSMSQKLQQFVAIIKKDPAVEHVIGFTGGNGGSGTNTARMFIALKPLSQRGITADQVIGRIRKHASNIPGASLYLQAVQDVQIGGRMANAQYQYTLQSDDLAELNKWAPLLLRKLRSLPILVDVSSDQQNSGLGASLVVDRDTASKLGLTQKVIDDTLYDAFGQRQVSTMYTQLNQYHVVMEAAPQFWQNPDSLDHIYVNSSNGQQVKLSTFTHYAPDTTALQVNHQGQFPSVTISFNLGPGVALSQAVDAIDVAEKQINMPADIRGNFQGTAQAFQQSLQGEWLLIVAALGAVYIVLGILYESYIHPITILSTLPSAGVGALLALMLCRIELSVIALIGIILLIGIVKKNAIMMIDFALEAERKEGKDSVDAIYEACLLRFRPIMMTTMAALLGGLPLALGTGTGSELRRPLGIAIVGGLIVSQMLTLFTTPVIYLYLDRLRLWFASAWRRTPRHAAPTPASAK